Below is a window of Camelina sativa cultivar DH55 chromosome 11, Cs, whole genome shotgun sequence DNA.
ACATGAACTGGTACGCCTTCCATGAACCTTTCTCTGATATCATTGGTTTATGCTTGCTCTCATTGCCATTCAGGCAAAATCATGTGAACATAACAATGAATAATAACAAAGGATAACTGCCTAACAATGTTGTTAATAAAATCGCAGGAGATGGTGAAGAGACGGAGAAACCAGAGGAACGGCGGAAATGGGCTATCCTTAAAGTTTGCAGCTATGGTTGGACTCATCGGACTCATCATCGGTTTCATCCTAAAACTCACTTTAGCTTCTCCCACATAACAACCCTCAGCTTATCCACGTCGCCTACCATCTCAGCATATGTAACTGCGGAATCAAAAACAATTTCACACATTTTCGGGTATCTTACTCTGTCCATCCCTCTTCTTAATCTTCTAAATTTGCGTTATTTCTATTCATCCCTCTTCTTAATGTTCTTCTTCCATCAAAATTTTTCCCTTTTCAGTTTATATTGTATGTACATTTTTGACCCAACAGACCCTTTCAATCCTAATCCTTTGCATTGTTTGAATGTTGACCGCTTTGCGGAGAAGGAAACCTGTTGCAATTATTTTGTTATCAGTGAAAAAATAATTACCTGTCCTCGAAAACgaagtattgtctttaaaattaattagccCTCAGGTCTTTAAAATGAAAACTTGATCAGATGAACTTTTGTTTGCACACAGAAATACGAATATACGTACGAATACTTGTGATCCATTATAAATACCGGATGTTAGTGATCAAacttgaagaaaaataaaggggATGTTGCAGTTTAAGTACGTTTTCATAAAGTTATTAAGACGTTTACTGTTTAAAATGAGTAAACATCTCAAAACTCCCTCTTAGAGTAAAACAAATCTCTTATNNNNNNNNNNNNNNNNNNNNNNNNNNNNNNNNNNNNNNNNNNNNNNNNNNNNNNNNNNNNCAATCCATCATCCTGCAAAATATATCAACGAACATACATCATACTCATGTCTctcaattgtatttgatttaatttaatctaCCTTATACTTAACGCAAgtaaaccatctctttttctctgtttctgttggaGAGATCTCATTGACGATTCATTCGCCACATGGGCAAATTCGAGGCATGCCCAAATCACCATCGGCTATGGCTTGTCGCCACGCTTCTAACTTCCTCGCCCTCTTCTGATCAGCATAGTATGGGTCGGCCTCAAATTGTTCCATAgtttgagaaggagagaaataGATCTAGAATTCGACTTTGAAgatgagagaaggagagaaggtGTACTTTAGGTTTCGAAGAAAATGAATGAACGGATatgaggaaagaaagaaagaaaaaatgatattctGGCCACGTGTAAAAGATGTGTGCGTTCACACTGCGTGTTCACACACAGTTTTACCGATTAATGCAGTTGCACTAAACTTCCAAATAGTTGTACTTTAGAGGTTTCTCAGTTTAATTAGTTATACTAAACCTTANNNNNNNNNNNNNNNNNNNNNNNNNNNNNNNNNNNNNNNNNNNNNNNNNNNNNNNNNNNNNNNNNNNNNNNNNNNNNNNNNNNNNNNNNNNNNNNNNNNNNNNNNNNNNNNNNNNNNNNNNNNNNNNNNNNNNNNNNNNNNNNNNNNNNNNNNNNNNNNNNNNNNNNNNNNNNNNNNNNNNNNNNNNNNNNNNNNNNNNNNNNNNNNNNNNNNNNNNNNNNNNNNNNNNNNNNNNNNNNNNNNNNNNNNNNNNNNNNNNNNNNNNNNNNNNNNNNNNNNNNNNNNNNNNNNNNNNNNNNNNNNNNNNNNNNNNNNNNNNNNNNNNNNNNNNNNNNNNNNNNNNNNNNNNNNNNNNNNNNNNNNNNNNNNNNNNNNNNNNNNNNNNNNNNNNNNNNNNNNNNNNNNNNNNNNNNNNNNNNNNNNNNNNNNNNNNNNNNNNNNNNNNNNNNNNNNNNNNNNNNNNNNNNNNNNNNNNNNNNNNNNNNNNNNNNNNNNNNNNNNNNNNNNNNNNNNNNNNNNNNNNNNNNNNNNNNNNNNNNNNNNNNNNNNNNNNNNNNNNNNNNNNNNNNNNNNNNNNNNNNNNNNNNNNNNNNNNNNNNNNNNNNNNNNNNNNNNNNNNNNNNNNNNNNNNNNNNNNNNNNNNNNNNNNNNNNNNNNNNNNNNNNNNNNNNNNNNNNNNNNNNNNNNNNNNNNNNNNNNNNNNNNNNNNNNNNNNNNNNNNNNNNNNNNNNNNNNNNNNNNNNNNNNNNNNNNNNNNNNNNNNNNNNNNNNNNNNNNNNNNNNNNNNNNNNNNNNNNNNNNNNNNNNNNNNNNNNNNNNNNNNNNNNNNNNNNNNNNNNNNNNNNNNNNNNNNNNNNNNNNNNNNNNNNNNNNNNNNNNNNNNNNNNNNNNNNNNNNNNNNNNNNNNNNNNNNNNNNNNNNNNNNNNNNNNNNNNNNNNNNNNNNNNNNNNNNNNNNNNNNNNNNNNNNNNNNNNNNNNNNNNNNNNNNNNNNNNNNNNNNNNNNNNNNNNNNNNNNNNNNNNNNNNNNNNNNNNNNNNNNNNNNNNNNNNNNNNNNNNNNNNNNNNNNNNNNNNNNNNNNNNNNNNNNNNNNNNNNNNNNNNNNNNNNNNNNNNNNNNNNNNNNNNNNNNNNNNNNNNNNNNNNNNNNNNNNNNNNNNNNNNNNNNNNNNNNNNNNNNNNNNNNNNNNNNNNNNNNNNNNNNNNNNNNNNNNNNNNNNNNNNNNNNNNNNNNNNNNNNNNNNNNNNNNNNNNNNNNNNNNNNNNNNNNNNNNNNNNNNNNNNNNNNNNNNNNNNNNNNNNNNNNNNNNNNNNNNNNNNNNNNNNNNNNNNNNNNNNNNNNNNNNNNNNNNNNNNNNNNNNNNNNNNNNNNNNNNNNNNNNNNNNNNNNNNNNNNNNNNNNNNNNNNNNNNNNNNNNNNNNNNNNNNNNNNNNNNNNNNNNNNNNNNNNNNNNNNNNNNNNNNNNNNNNNNNNNNNNNNNNNNNNNNNNNNNNNNNNNNNNNNNNNNNNNNNNNNNNNNNNNNNNNNNNNNNNNNNNNNNNNNNNNNNNNNNNNNNNNNNNNNNNNNNNNNNNNNNNNNNNNNNNNNNNNNNNNNNNNNNNNNNNNNNNNNNNNNNNNNNNNNNNNNNNNNNNNNNNNNNNNNNNNNNNNNNNNNNNNNNNNNNNNNNNNNNNNNNNNNNNNNNNNNNNNNNNNNNNNNNNNNNNNNNNNNNNNNNNNNNNNNNNNNNNNNNNNNNNNNNNNNNNNNNNNNNNNNNNNNNNNNNNNNNNNNNNNNNNNNNNNNNNNNNNNNNNNNNNNNNNNNNNNNNNNNNNNNNNNNNNNNNNNNNNNNNNNNNNNNNNNNNNNNNNNNNNNNNNNNNNNNNNNNNNNNNNNNNNNNNNNNNNNNNNNNNNNNNNNNNNNNNNNNNNNNNNNNNNNNNNNNNNNNNNNNNNNNNNNNNNNNNNNNNNNNNNNNNNNNNNNNNNNNNNNNNNNNNNNNNNNNNNNNNNNNNNNNNNNNNNNNNNNNNNNNNNNNNNNNNNNNNNNNNNNNNNNNNNNNNNNNNNNNNNNNNNNNNNNNNNNNNNNNNNNNNNNNNNNNNNNNNNNNNNNNNNNNNNNNNNNNNNNNNNNNNNNNNNNNNNNNNNNNNNNNNNNNNNNNNNNNNNNNNNNNNNNNNNNNNNNNNNNNNNNNNNNNNNNNNNNNNNNNNNNNNNNNNNNNNNNNNNNNNNNNNNNNNNNNNNNNNNNNNNNNNNNNNNNNNNNNNNNNNNNNNNNNNNNNNNNNNNNNNNNNNNNNNNNNNNNNNNNNNNNNNNNNNNNNNNNNNNNNNNNNNNNNNNNNNNNNNNNNNNNNNNNNNNNNNNNNNNNNNNNNNNNNNNNNNNNNNNNNNNNNNNNNNNNNNNNNNNNNNNNNNNNNNNNNNNNNNNNNNNNNNNNNNNNNNNNNNNNNNNNNNNNNNNNNNNNNNNNNNNNNNNNNNNNNNNNNNNNNNNNNNNNNNNNNNNNNNNNNNNNNNNNNNNNNNNNNNNNNNNNNNNNNNNNNNNNNNNNNNNNNNNNNNNNNNNNNNNNNNNNNNNNNNNNNNNNNNNNNNNNNNNNNNNNNNNNNNNNNNNNNNNNNNNNNNNNNNNNNNNNNNNNNNNNNNNNNNNNNNNNNNNNNNNNNNNNNNNNNNNNNNNNNNNNNNNNNNNNNNNNNNNNNNNNNNNNNNNNNNNNNNNNNNNNNNNNNNNNNNNNNNNNNNNNNNNNNNNNNNNNNNNNNNNNNNNNNNNNNNNNNNNNNNNNNNNNNNNNNNNNNNNNNNNNNNNNNNNNNNNNNNNNNNNNNNNNNNNNNNNNNNNNNNNNNNNNNNNNNNNNNNNNNNNNNNNNNNNNNNNNNNNNNNNNNNNNNNNNNNNNNNNNNNNNNNNNNNNNNNNNNNNNNNNNNNNNNNNNNNNNNNNNNNNNNNNNNNNNNNNNNNNNNNNNNNNNNNNNNNNNNNNNNNNNNNNNNNNNNNNNNNNNNNNNNNNNNNNNNNNNNNNNNNNNNNNNNNNNNNNNNNNNNNNNNNNNNNNNNNNNNNNNNNNNNNNNNNNNNNNNNNNNNNNNNNNNNNNNNNNNNNNNNNNNNNNNNNNNNNNNNNNNNNNNNNNNNNNNNNNNNNNNNNNNNNNNNNNNNNNNNNNNNNNNNNNNNNNNNNNNNNNNNNNNNNNNNNNNNNNNNNNNNNNNNNNNNNNNNNNNNNNNNNNNNNNNNNNNNNNNNNNNNNNNNNNNNNNNNNNNNNNNNNNNNNNNNNNNNNNNNNNNNNNNNNNNNNNNNNNNNNNNNNNNNNNNNNNNNNNNNNNNNNNNNNNNNNNNNNNNNNNNNNNNNNNNNNNNNNNNNNNNNNNNNNNNNNNNNNNNNNNNNNNNNNNNNNNNNNNNNNNNNNNNNNNNNNNNNNNNNNNNNNNNNNNNNNNNNNNNNNNNNNNNNNNNNNNNNNNNNNNNNNNNNNNNNNNNNNNNNNNNNNNNNNNNNNNNNNNNNNNNNNNNNNNNNNNNNNNNNNNNNNNNNNNNNNNNNNNNNNNNNNNNNNNNNNNNNNNNNNNNNNNNNNNNNNNNNNNNNNNNNNNNNNNNNNNNNNNNNNNNNNNNNNNNNNNNNNNNNNNNNNNNNNNNNNNNNNNNNNNNNNNNNNNNNNNNNNNNNNNNNNNNNNNNNNNNNNNNNNNNNNNNNNNNNNNNNNNNNNNNNNNNNNNNNNNNNNNNNNNNNNNNNNNNNNNNNNNNNNNNNNNNNNNNNNNNNNNNNNNNNNNNNNNNNNNNNNNNNNNNNNNNNNNNNNNNNNNNNNNNNNNNNNNNNNNNNNNNNNNNNNNNNNNNNNNNNNNNNNNNNNNNNNNNNNNNNNNNNNNNNNNNNNNNNNNNNNNNNNNNNNNNNNNNNNNNNNNNNNNNNNNNNNNNNNNNNNNNNNNNNNNNNNNNNNNNNNNNNNNNNNNNNNNNNNNNNNNNNNNNNNNNNNNNNNNNNNNNNNNNNNNNNNNNNNNNNNNNNNNNNNNNNNNNNNNNNNNNNNNNNNNNNNNNNNNNNNNNNNNNNNNNNNNNNNNNNNNNNNNNNNNNNNNNNNNNNNNNNNNNNNNNNNNNNNNNNNNNNNNNNNNNNNNNNNNNNNNNNNNNNNNNNNNNNNNNNNNNNNNNNNNNNNNNNNNNNNNNNNNNNNNNNNNNNNNNNNNNNNNNNNNNNNNNNNNNNNNNNNNNNNNNNNNNNNNNNNNNNNNNNNNNNNNNNNNNNNNNNNNNNNNNNNNNNNNNNNNNNNNNNNNNNNCGGGTCGAAAGAGAGAtgggttcgtttttttttcaaaaaaatttaatctaaatcaATTAAATTGTAAGGCTAAAATCGTCTCACCACCTCTTATTAGAAAATGTGAGGGTATGAAGAATAGAGAGGGAGATAAGAGATTTGTTTTACTCTAAGAGGGAGTTTTGAGATGTTTACTCCGAGAGAGAGcggttttaaacataaattttacagtttttttttaaaagataccgATTTAGTTTTTCGGGTATTAGATCCGATTTCTTTTGGTTAGACCCAGGTATTCTTTGTAATTATCTTAGTTTTCTTTGGACAATAATGTAAAACACtgatttcttgatttaaaaaaaaaataaaaaaatagacaaaaaaagagagggatTTTTGAGATTGTCAGAAATGTTTTAGGTAGTTCTGAGACGAAAACtcatttaaaataagaaaaatgggtggtgagagagtgagagagagagagagggagagagagcgTGTGTGAGGGTGTTGGTGAGACCGTGAGAGACACACAGATGGTGTGAGTGCGTTTGTAGTGGAGAGAGGGGTAGGTGGAAATTACGTTTAGGGGTTTCTATTAGAGTGTATGAGGGAAATGTCTCGAGTAATGAAAATTGTAGAAGCGAGCGTTAATATGGGCTTGAAACAAGGAAGGCCCATGAAAATATAGAGGCCCATAGCGAAAATGTGAAATGTTGCATCGCCGGAAGCTGCGTGAACAGATGAACAGAGAGTTTGACTTGTTAGAAATCGAGGAGATGGAAGACGAATTTGAAGTTGGTGGTTTTGGGGGGAAATTTTGGTGGAATCGAGGgtgattttttgaaaataatgctACAGTTTCCAAATTAATGATGGAAAACTTTATAGGGATGAAAGAGGGGACAAGAAAAAGCATAGGTTACAGACGGAAAAGTTGGCAGACGGAGAGGAGAGTAATCAAGATTAATCAAGAATGGAAGGTAAGTGAAATTGATTAAGGAGATTATATGTTTCATTTGTTGCGTTTGTGGTATTACGCACTTACACGAAATAGTGTACTCTCCTTTCAATTGTTGGTGATTGTAGTTGATGATACTGTTATCGTTCAACCTGGAAAGTGGATACTGCACAACAAACGTGGATGGGAATTCAAGATGGACACCAACTTACGGGGACGGTGTGCAAGATTGTCGTCGTTAAGATGTTTGAAGGATCTCGTTGAAAGGATTCGTGAGATGTACGGAGGTGTTAGCTCATCATGTGGTGTAGGCTTAAGCTATATGTTTGAAGACAGACTAGCTCAGCTGAATGGTTTTGCTACTGCACCAATAGTAATCAGGGACGACAGAGAGTTTAGGTGTTTCAAATCGCTTAGTCTGGCAGATAAAACCATAAatctatttgtttgtttcagagAAATGGGTGGACAGATTAGTGGTTCGGTTGTTGAGAATGTTGTGGGTGGTGAGGTTTCAGGGCTACTTCAACCTTCAAAATCAAGTGCTGCTGTACGGACCATCAACCTCTGGATGATACTATTCAAAATCAAGTGCTGCTTTAATTCCTGCAAGGGGTAGCCCTGTGCTTGCTTTGCTAGAGTTTATAAGGAAAATGCTAGCTAGGTGGTTTGAGGCGAGGAGGAAAAAAATAGCAAGAGCGGTTGGTGATATTCCAATAGCAGTTGAAAGGGAGCTATTAAAGCGTTTCAAAGGAGGATAAGGTATGACCGTGTTGGCTGTAGGAATGTGGGAATTTGAGGTGATTACAAAGGAAGGGGGTCAGTTCGTTGTATCATTGAAAGACAAAACCTGCACCTGTTtggaatttcaaaaaataaaactacccTGCACTCACGCTATGGCTGCAGCTCATGATAGGGGTTTGGAGTACAGGACTCTTGTGGGAGAGATGCACAAGATATCAATATGGTCTCCAACAGTGGACGCAGCTATACTACCTGTGCAAGATCCAGCAGAAGTGAAGTGATGGTCCCTGACGAAATAAGGGCTTTGTGTTTGATCCCACCAAAATCGAAAAGACCTGCTGGTAGGCCACCTAAGCTGCGTATACATTCTGCAGGGGAGTATGAGGTACGCCACATATGCGTACTCTATGTAACAACTAATTGGGAAGATATGAACATGTCTAACCTGAGTAATTGTAGGGTAATAACAAGTCGAAGCAACCAAATAAATGTGGACGGTGTGGCGGGTTTGGGCACAACCGGGTTACATGTTCAAACCCACTTGGTTGAGGAAAGTATTGTCTTTTTGGATTATTAATGGTATATAGCCGTGTGTATGAGAAGTTTGTTGTAGAAGGTACAATTATTTTGGCGTAGACATCATTGTGAAATCGGGAGAGCTCCAGATTTCAGAGTAATGTGTACTTCCGTATGAGTGTTGTAATTTTCTAGTTGGAATTGTACGGATCCTGTACTAATATGTGAATCTTTTGTAATCAAACTAAATATGTgaaatattgttgttttttttcaatcaaaagcGATGCTTGTGAGTACCTTCCAGGGGTGTTAGTGTTAAGCAATATAACTTATGTTGTCTGTACAGATATGAAGACCATCCAGCATTTAGATGTGATTAAGTTGAGCTGATAACAATGTGCATCTTGTTTTAATTTCAGTTCACTAGTTTTGACATTGTGGAAATATTCCTCTGGATGATACTATGCATAGTAGGCTATGTGGTATGAACAGCTAATATTCTGGATGGATCTAATGCATGAAAACGCCTGGATGAATAAATGAAGACCATCAAGATATAATACTTGGTGTACACTGATAGAAAAGAGGACCATCCAGATATAATGTGCATCTTGTTTTAATTACAGTTTACTAGTTTTGACACTGTGGAAATAAATCTGTGGATGATACTCAGATATAAATACAATTTACAATGCATAGAACACATTGTAGGCGATGTGGTATGAACAGCTAATATTCTGGATGGATTTATAGATCAGTTATCCATATATAATACTTCTGGACGGATTAGTAGATCACCATCAAGATATCAGTCTGGCGATTGGTTTAGAACAATCCAGATTAATATCTGATAACAATGTGAATCTTGTTTTAATTTCAGTTCACTAGTTTTCACACTGTCGAAATAAATCCGTGGATGATACTCAGATATAAGTACAACTTACAATGCATAGAACACATTGTAGGCTATGTGGTATGAACATCTAATATTCTGGATGGATTTATAGATCCACCATCCAGATATAATACTTGGTGTACACTGATAGAGATGAGGATACTACCTACCTAATGGCTCTTACTATGTGAACTTCTATGTTAAGTCTGGATCATAAATTAACATGATGAAGCTgatcataaaaacaaagagtcttcgaaacttttatatttttatgaaccAACATTAAAGTTATAAAGCTGAAAATACATAATTGAACAtaatttcatatgtttttaaatGCCGAGATACACAAAATAAGGGGAATGGAGGACCAACCACTGGTAAGATTACATAataaccggaaaaaaaaaaaaaaaaaaNNNNNNNNNNNNNNNNNNNNNNNNNNNNNNNNNNNNNNNNNNNNNNNNNNNNNNNNNNNNNNNNNNNNNNNNNNNNNNNNNNNNNNNNNNNNNNNNNNNNNNNNNNNNNNNNNNNNNNNNNNNNNNNNNNNNNNNNNNNNNNNNNNNNNNNNNNNNNNNNNNNNNNNNNNNNNNNNNNNNNNNNNNNNNNNNNNNNNNNNNNNNNNNNNNNNNNNNNNNNNNNNNNNNNNNNNNNNNNNNNNNNNNNNNNNNNNNNNNNNNNNNNNNNNNNNNNNNNNNNNNNNNNNNNNNNNNNNNNNNNNNNNNNNNNNNNNNNNNNNNNNNNNNNNNNNNNNNNNNNNNNNNNNNNNNNNNNNNNNNNNNNNNNNNNNNNNNNNNNNNNNNNNNNNNNNNNNNNNNNNNNNNNNNNNNNNNNNNNNNNNNNNNNNNNNNNNNNNNNNNNNNNNNNNNNNNNNNNNNNNNNNNNNNNNNNNNNNNNNNNNNNNNNNNNNNNNNNNNNNNNNNNNNNNNNNaataaccaaaaaaaaaaaaaaaaaacgaaatagcATAACAAAGCATTACAAACCATGAGAAGGAGTTATATATTTCAGACAGATACTC
It encodes the following:
- the LOC104724650 gene encoding uncharacterized protein LOC104724650 gives rise to the protein MEVDDTVIVQPGKWILHNKRGWEFKMDTNLRGRCARLSSLRCLKDLVERIREMYGGVSSSCGVGLSYMFEDRLAQLNGFATAPIVIRDDREFRCFKSLSLADKTINLFVCFREMGGQISGSVVENVVGGEVSGLLQPSKSSAAVRTINLWMILFKIKCCFNSCKG